The Anopheles coluzzii chromosome 2, AcolN3, whole genome shotgun sequence genome window below encodes:
- the LOC120961649 gene encoding nuclear protein 1, with the protein MSDDYDKYDFEMEKHIHSGHSGKQRSKKEASDHTNHYDPSGHSRKIVTKLKNTESNKKSPPK; encoded by the coding sequence ATGTCGGACGATTACGACAAGTACGACTTCGAGATGGAGAAGCACATCCACTCGGGGCACAGTGGCAAGCAGCGCAGCAAGAAGGAGGCAAGCGACCACACCAACCATTACGATCCGAGCGGCCATTCGCGCAAGATTGTGACCAAGCTGAAAAACACGGAATCGAACAAGAAGTCACCGCCGAAGTAA
- the LOC120961648 gene encoding vesicle-associated membrane protein 2 isoform X1 has protein sequence MSGEQQAESAPDGLAPGAAAGGEPGADGIVGGPRTPQQIAAQKRLQQTQAQVDEVVDIMKTNVEKVLERDQKLSELDDRADALQQGASQFEQQAGKLKRKFWLQNLKMMIIMGVIGLVILAIIVAKFMPADQPQQPMMMMGGQPMQQIPMQQMPAAPPAQPAAPAALVQDVSALLTGGGAQLIKN, from the exons ATGAGTGGAGAACAGCAAGCAGA GTCGGCCCCAGATGGTCTTGCACCGGGTGCAGCGGCGGGCGGCGAGCCGGGAGCGGATGGAATCGTCGGAGGACCACGGACGCCTCAGCAGATCGCGGCACAGAAGCGACTGCAGCAAACGCAGGCACAGGTCGACGAG GTTGTGGATATCATGAAGACGAACGTCGAGAAGGTGCTGGAAAGAGATCAGAAGCTGTCGGAACTGGACGATCGAGCCGATGCGCTGCAGCAGGGCGCGTCGCAGTTTGAACAGCAGGCCGGCAAGCTGAAGAGGAAATTCTGGCTACAGAATCTAAAA atgatgataataatggGCGTCATTGGTCTCGTCATACTCGCAATTATTGTAG CGAAATTCATGCCTGCCGATCAACCGCAGcaaccgatgatgatgatgggcggCCAGCCGATGCAACAGATACCGATGCAGCAGATGCCGGCCGCACCACCGGCCCAACCGGCTGCACCGGCCGCCCTGGTACAGGACGTTTCCGCCCTGCTAACTGGCGGTGGCGCTCAGCTGATCAAGAACTAA
- the LOC120961648 gene encoding vesicle-associated membrane protein 2 isoform X2 yields MSAPDGLAPGAAAGGEPGADGIVGGPRTPQQIAAQKRLQQTQAQVDEVVDIMKTNVEKVLERDQKLSELDDRADALQQGASQFEQQAGKLKRKFWLQNLKMMIIMGVIGLVILAIIVAKFMPADQPQQPMMMMGGQPMQQIPMQQMPAAPPAQPAAPAALVQDVSALLTGGGAQLIKN; encoded by the exons GTCGGCCCCAGATGGTCTTGCACCGGGTGCAGCGGCGGGCGGCGAGCCGGGAGCGGATGGAATCGTCGGAGGACCACGGACGCCTCAGCAGATCGCGGCACAGAAGCGACTGCAGCAAACGCAGGCACAGGTCGACGAG GTTGTGGATATCATGAAGACGAACGTCGAGAAGGTGCTGGAAAGAGATCAGAAGCTGTCGGAACTGGACGATCGAGCCGATGCGCTGCAGCAGGGCGCGTCGCAGTTTGAACAGCAGGCCGGCAAGCTGAAGAGGAAATTCTGGCTACAGAATCTAAAA atgatgataataatggGCGTCATTGGTCTCGTCATACTCGCAATTATTGTAG CGAAATTCATGCCTGCCGATCAACCGCAGcaaccgatgatgatgatgggcggCCAGCCGATGCAACAGATACCGATGCAGCAGATGCCGGCCGCACCACCGGCCCAACCGGCTGCACCGGCCGCCCTGGTACAGGACGTTTCCGCCCTGCTAACTGGCGGTGGCGCTCAGCTGATCAAGAACTAA